GTCTCGGATGCGATTCTCAGGCCAAACAGATGACGACAAGGCCTGAACTGGCCAGCGGACCGCCGGCCCGGTCAACTCTGGACGGGTGTGAATCACTCGGTTGCGCCACACACTTGAGTGAGTTGTTTGGTTCTCTTGGTTACGTTGACTCATTCGGGCAGACGCGGTGAGATGGCTGGTGTGGAGGTCGCCCCGGAGCCTGAATGCGCGTACCTCGGCCGATAGGCCGCTTGAGCGTTCTCGAGCTGCCAAGCAAGCCATccgaggttggcggcggAACAAGTGGCATGTTAAGCGGGTGGATGGTGAGCGGGGtgtcaccttcctcgaccgactcacctccaccctccactGTAACGGGGcctctctcttctctcttagctcctcgccgaggccaactccgacgccaagctctgTCGACGCGGGATACGCGACGCGCATGGTGCTCGACCTATGCAAGCAGGCGAGTTGGTGGGTATGATGAGAAAGGAGAGATGATTATtacaccttcctcggtTGACTCATCTCTCCGTCGTATCATCacatctctccatctctccacctctctATCGAGCAGTTCTCACCACTCGCTCTCCCTCACGCCCACATCATTCACAATGGCCACCCGCCCCTCAACCACAGCCATGCAGGCTGTCACTATTGTGAGACTCAATGCGGCCGTGCCTttgctcacaccagcctcGCCCGCGCTCACCGCACCCTGACCCCCGGGTCGAGAAGCTCCTCCGCGAGATTGAGGAGGCCGAAGCCCAACTTGGGTGAGCTTGCCTCCCTCATGAGGAAGGTATCCACACAGCTTGATCTGTGAAATGCTCAGGCTTAGCTGAGCCCAGCGTCGACCAGGGCGGAAAGCCCAAGGACGCGGACGCCATGTGTAAGCGCCATATCGACCTTCTACACGAGTATAacgaggtcaaggatgCGACGCAATCCCTTATCGGCAAGGTGAGTTAAGATACGCCGAATGCTAACTAACCCCAGTACGCCCAGCTCACGCACACGACTGTCACGGCTGTGCAccagcagctcggcctgccTCTCCATGACGAGTAGATGCCGCAACTCGCCAGATCTGGTTTACCTCCACTTCGTTTCGCTCGCCCATCGCGCGACTCATAGCACCCGGAATCCCTCGATCAATCTGTATTAGTTGACAGTGCAGCCGTGAAATCAGTCGATTGCACCCTCAGTGTTCGCTGCTCACACATGCATCAACTTCTCCGTCATACCTATGCTATTTTGAGGGCGCGGGTCGAGGGTGCAGCCTCGATACCCACGCCACACGGCCGCGCTTACGACTGGGCCGACGAGATGAAGAACGACTTCGAGATCGAGGGGTCAATGGGGGCGGCCGGGAGGGGGTTGGCCTTGGGGAGCTGGCTCTGGTCGGAGGTGAAGCCCTTCGAGTCCTGGACGGTCGAGTTCGCGAGCGAAATCTCACCGGGCTGGGCCTCGCCCTTGATGAGCTTCTTCCAAGCCTTGTGGCACTCGAAGATGATCTCGGTGGCGTacttcttgggcttggccTCGCCAGAGAAGGCAAACACGTTCTCGGGCTTGTTGTCAGGGATCTTGTACACACGGAACCACTCGTTGGTGGCACGGATGAAGCCGGGAAGGTGGCGCTCAACGTCCTCAATGTCGTTGAGGCGCGAAGCGAGCTGgtcgttgacgtcgacgacaatgaCCTTCCAGTCggtctcgccctcgtcgaggagagccATGATGCCGAGGACCTTGACCTGCTTGACCTGGCCAGTGTAGCcgacggcctcgccgaTCTCGCACACGTCGAGCGGGTCGTTGTCACCGTTAGCGTTGGTGTCGGGGTGCTTGTGGTTGGGGTCCTCCCAAGTCTGAGGGAAGGCACCGTAGTTCCAGATGTAACCGTGGTGGGGGAAGCAGTTGCGGACGTAGCGgagcttgcccttcttggtGTCTAGGAGTTAGCTGTTGTGCATGCGTGAGAAAAGTCAGAGGAGCAGTGTGTCACAGTGCAAGGAGGGCGCACACCCATGACGACTGAGTTTCTCGATCCTCGAgacgcgctcgctcgtcgtcactcgtcgctctcgctctcgggAAGCAACTCACCCTGGAGGATGGGGTTGAaggcctcctccttgcaGATCTCCATCTTGGCGTTGGTCCAGCGGGGCACCTCAACGATCATGTTGAGGATACCCTggccctcgtcggcgtagAGGGGGATGTCACTGGTGTGAGCTACATCTTGATCGGGTTGGTTGGGGAATGAACAATTGGGGAAGGGGCGGGGTTGGAGCTCTGTGCATCATCACAGCGTCgttcccccccccccccccccccctgCCTTGGCGGTATGCACGTGCGGCATGCACCGTACTGGGAGCCTTGTTCGCCATGCAATCATATGCTCTCGCTGTTCTCGCCCCATCTGCTCGGTGCTCGTTGGCATTCTCGGGATTGGTGATAAAAACAGGCACTCTTGGCCGAAAGGTGCGCTCGGAAGTGCCGAGCTGCCGAAGCGAAGCGGAAAACTCACTGGAAGGGGGAgacgaccttgccgtccttctCAATGAAGAGACGGTAGTCGAGAGTGTTGGCAGCGCCGACCTGGCGAACGGAGTAGTCGGAAGTCATTTTGGAGGATGATGAGCTTTGTCTGGAGATGTGGTTGAAGGTAGTTGTAAGACGTTTGACTGCAGAGAGTGGTGATGACATTTGGGGTGTAGAAACGCGGAAACGTGGAAGGGTAGGTAGGCAGGCagagagagggaagggCGGAAAGAGTTGGGGCGCAAGCGGCCAAATTGACTGGAACAAGACTCTGACTTATCCTTAGGGGCGCTCATTATCACGCCATACGGTTACTCTAAAGGGCCACTCTTTACCGGTCAAAGTAGGTCTCGGCAGCCTAACACGACTAAAACCCCTCGCCTTTTCTACAATCATCCCATCCTCGGTGGTGGGACTTTGTGACTCCTTTCTATCCCCTGACTCTCTCCGTATCCCACCCCCTTGTTCAACCAACCATAATCTTGGACAGCTCGACTGTATCGGCTCAAGTGCGGGGTCAGTGTTAGGGTAGGCCCTCCACTCTGATGGGCTGCGGAGATTACGGTCGTGATTGACCGAAATATGGAATCAGGGAAGAGATATAGAACTGTCGCGTGGCTCAGCTGCTCGCGTGGTTCAAAAATGTATCACGTGATGTAATCGGAATCAAAGCCACGCGACCGACTATGACGACGATGGGACCGCGACTCAAGTAGAGCTGAGGAGGTAGACATGGTCCACATCTGAGCAATAACAGCAATAacaaccttcctccgcttGCTCTCCTTTACTCCATCTGCTCACCACGTCCAACAATGGCAACTATAGCCACAATGGACGTAGAGTCGGGCAAAACTCCAGTTCAGTTGCCTTTGTCCGCActcgacgccatcgaccCAGATACCTTCAACTGGAACGCGTATATTGGAACCTACAAGGGTACGTCTTGTCATGTCGAGAGAGGTGCGGCTGGGGAATGAGTGGCTAGGCCCATCGGATAGGTTGGTCGGTGGGCAGGATATTTAGAGAGATAGGCAGTAAACACTGAGGCCAAGCATGGCGAAATCGCATCCAACTTGATCCACTCTACTGCTGTTCACGCTTACGCCAGGCCGCGCACTCATCACTCGCCTCTCCCACATACCCAAGCTTGTCCTTTCTCAGGCCAAAGCGTCCCCAAACGCCCGTAAACTCGCTCGCGTTGCTGCACTCCGCGCCATTCCTCTCATCAAGGAGCAAACATGGGACCACAACCTTTatctccgcctcgtctcGCAAATCGACCAGACGCTCAACCCCGGCAAGACTCGCGCGACTGACGATGCAATGGACGTTGACGCGGCGTATAGCAAGAAGGGGTCTGAGGCAGAGGGCACTCCAGACTCGCTCTGGGTCCAGGTAGCGCgggacaaggaggaggcagagAACAACCGTCTCAATGTCGAGCTGAACGGCTACATTGCCAACCTGATCAAGGAGAGCATTCGCGTGAGTGGCGAGGGAAAAGTTCAAGGCTTACGCCAGTTGACGTACCTGGCAcaggccgagctggcgcTCAAAACCGGTTCTctggtcgaggcgctcagGGCTTGGCAGCAGGTGCGAGAGAACTGCAGTGGCGCAGCCCACTTTGTTGAGTTGGgtcttgccgtcctcgagggctCTCTCCAGTTCAACGACACGAGTGTTGTATCTGGCAACGCAGCCAAGACATCGGCGTCCCTCGACCGGCTCCATCCTGTCAAGGACGCGAGCGACGCACCCGTCAGCTCGACAATGACACGCGCTCAGGTCGAGATGAGCCGCACCCAGGCTGCGCGATCGGCCGAGGTGCGGCGAGCCGTCGGTGTCAAGCTCCGTGTCGCGAGGGGCCTCCTGGCCATCGACTCACTCGAGTTCAGCCGCGCGGCCtgtgagctcggcgagattggcgaggagggcggcctCGGGGAATGggacggcgtcgtcatCTCTACCGCTGATCTCGCTTTCCTCACGGCCATCCTTGCGCTCGCATCCGGTAGCCGCGATTACATCAAAGAAGTCCTTCTCGACCGCCCGTCGTTCCATGCTGCCATCGACGACTCGCAGCCGTGGATTCTTGACCTGGTCCGCGCGTTCGTAGGCGCAAACTACGGAGAAGCGCTCACGATTCTGCGCAAGGCTGAGGTTAGCTCCAAAGTTGCATTCGATAGCTTACCCCAGCCCTACATGCTCCTGAATCCTTTTATCGCGCCTCATACACCTGTCCTTCTGCAGAATATCCGCCAGCGTGCAGTCGTTCAATACGTCACGCCGTTCTCTTCGGTGCGCATCTCGCagatggccgaggcgtTCGAGACGGATGAGGACTCGATGGTTTACGAAGTGTGCCAGCTCGCTGAAGACGGGGCCATCAGCGCGcgtgtcgacctcgtcgaccgtgTGTTTAACATCAAGGAGGCGGATCCCCGTGCAGAGGCGTTTCGCTCAGCACTCGAGGGGGGTTACAAGATCACAGCCGCGACGCAGGCCAACGTGTTCCGCATGAGACTGTGAGATTCCTGTCTTGTACAT
Above is a genomic segment from Cutaneotrichosporon cavernicola HIS019 DNA, chromosome: 1 containing:
- a CDS encoding uncharacterized protein (26S proteasome subunit RPN7) translates to MDVESGKTPVQLPLSALDAIDPDTFNWNAYIGTYKGRALITRLSHIPKLVLSQAKASPNARKLARVAALRAIPLIKEQTWDHNLYLRLVSQIDQTLNPGKTRATDDAMDVDAAYSKKGSEAEGTPDSLWVQVARDKEEAENNRLNVELNGYIANLIKESIRLTYLAQAELALKTGSLVEALRAWQQVRENCSGAAHFVELGLAVLEGSLQFNDTSVVSGNAAKTSASLDRLHPVKDASDAPVSSTMTRAQVEMSRTQAARSAEVRRAVGVKLRVARGLLAIDSLEFSRAACELGEIGEEGGLGEWDGVVISTADLAFLTAILALASGSRDYIKEVLLDRPSFHAAIDDSQPWILDLVRAFVGANYGEALTILRKAEPYMLLNPFIAPHTPVLLQNIRQRAVVQYVTPFSSVRISQMAEAFETDEDSMVYEVCQLAEDGAISARVDLVDRVFNIKEADPRAEAFRSALEGGYKITAATQANVFRMRLKEAGVTVDMGDDEGGGSKISKPLGQSKSRGAKDWKAPWHA
- the IPP1 gene encoding uncharacterized protein (Inorganic pyrophosphatase); this encodes MTSDYSVRQVGAANTLDYRLFIEKDGKVVSPFHDIPLYADEGQGILNMIVEVPRWTNAKMEICKEEAFNPILQDTKKGKLRYVRNCFPHHGYIWNYGAFPQTWEDPNHKHPDTNANGDNDPLDVCEIGEAVGYTGQVKQVKVLGIMALLDEGETDWKVIVVDVNDQLASRLNDIEDVERHLPGFIRATNEWFRVYKIPDNKPENVFAFSGEAKPKKYATEIIFECHKAWKKLIKGEAQPGEISLANSTVQDSKGFTSDQSQLPKANPLPAAPIDPSISKSFFISSAQS
- a CDS encoding uncharacterized protein (Swi5), translated to MATRPSTTAMQAVTIPRPRSPHPDPRVEKLLREIEEAEAQLGVDQGGKPKDADAMCKRHIDLLHEYNEVKDATQSLIGKYAQLTHTTVTAVHQQLGLPLHDE